CCTGTTCCGGCGGCGCTTCTGCTGGCGCAAGCAGCTTACCGCTGGTATGCTAGCGACGCCTCGCCTCCACCCCGAGCAGGCCGCTTGTTGCTCGCTTTTGGCTGCATTTTGGTAGTATAAAGTCTCTCCTATTCTCTGGCCTAGCTGAACTGTATCGGCTTAGGCATGCGGATCATTTAGCTCCGCCATTGCTTTAGGAAATACTTCTACCTCTTTCTGTCATGAATTTCTTTTCAGGGCGCAACTTACTGGCGCTGGGGGCTTTTTGCTACTCTTCAGCCAACCAGCGGCCGCCCAAACTCCGGCCAGCTTGCTCATACGTGGGCAGGTGACCGACGCCCCTGCCGCGGCTCCATTGCCCGGCGCTGTAGTACGCTGGCTCGAAGAGCCTGCGGGTGCTACCACCACCGATGCGGGGGCATTTTTAGCATCCTGCGACCCGCCCGTGGTGACTCTAACCGTCTTATTATTCAAGCCTTAGGCTACCGGCCCGACACGGTTATTGTAGGAGCCACGGAGCAACTCTTTGTGCGGATGGCCCTGCGCCGCTCTGCCGAGCTAGGCGAGGTGCGCGTAGAAGAACGAGCGCCTTCTTACTCTGGCATTACTCCTACCAATACGCAGGTCATTACCAGCCGCGACCTAACTAAGTCGGCCTGCTGCAACTTGGCGGAGAGCTTCGAAACCAACGCCGCGGTTGAAGTTTCGACCACTGATGCAGTATCGGGGGCCAAGCAGATTCAGCTATTAGGCCTGGATGGGGCTTATTCTCTGCTTACGGTAGATAATCTGCCGGCTCTGCGTGGCCTAGCTACGCCGTACCGACTAAGCTATCTGGCTGGCCCCTGGATCGAGAGTATCGACATTATCAAGGGCATGGGCTCGGTGGTGAACGGCTACGAAAGCATGGCCGGCCAGGTGAATGTGCGCCTGCAAGATCCCGCCAAAACCGACCGTTTGCTCTTCAATGCGTACGTCAACGACCTCGGCAAATTCGATCTTAATCTCAACCTCTCGGCCCCCGTCAATAAGAAACTCAGCACGGCTCTCCTCCTCCACTCCGATCACCTCGGCCGCCGCGTCGACCGCAACAAGGACAACTTTCTGGATTTGCCTTTGGCCACTCAATTCAACGTGTTCAATAAGTGGAAATACCAATCGGGCAACGGCATTGTGAGCGAATTGGGGCTTGGTGCTCTGCGCGAAACCCGCCAGGGCGGGCAGGTAGGGTTCCGGGAAGAAGCGGGTAACCCTTACTACGGCACCTCTCTCCAGACGGACCGCTACACAGGCTTTTCCAAAACCTCTTACACCTGGCCCGGCCGGCCCTATCAGAGCCTAGGCCTGCTGCTAACCGCCACCGATCACGCTTTTGATTCACAGTATGGGCGCCGCACCTACGATGGTCGCCAGCGTACGGGCTTGGCTACTCTGCTTTTCCAAAGCGTACTGGGCAATACTGCCCACACCTACCGCGTGGGGCTGAGTTATCTGCACGATAATTATCGGGAAGTATTATTGCAACCTGATTACGCCTCTGCGCCCTCTGAAACGGCCGCCCAGCGCTACCAGCGCGAAAATCGGAGTCGCCAGGAACGGGTGCCGGGTGCCTTCGCCGAATACACGTATCAGAATGCTCGTAACCTAACTGTGGTAGGTGGCCTGCGCCTCGACCGTCATAACCTGTACGGCTGGTTCCTGACGCCCCGCCTCAATATTAAGTACGACGCCACCAAGAATACTGTGCTGCGCTTAGCCGGTGGCTCCGGTTTCCGCACCGCCAATCCCATTGCTGAAAATACGGGTATGCTGGTTAGTTCCCGCGACTTTGTGGTGTCGAATAACCTGCGGCCGGAGCAAGCCTGGAATGTGGGGGGCAGTTTTACCCAATACTTTACGCTACTGGGCAAGCCCGCTACCTTCATAGCCGACTATTACCACACTGAGTTTCAGAACCAAGTAGTAGCCGATGCTTATTACTCGCCCTATCAGCTGAATATCAGCAATCTGCTGCCCGGTGGCCGCTCCTACTCGCGCAGCTTTCAGGCGGAGGTGCAGGTAACGCCAGTGAAGGGTTTGGAGGCTAAAGCGGCCTATAAATATCTGGATGTGCGCACCGACTATACGGGTCAGCTATTGGCCAAGCCACTCACGTCTTCCCATCGCATTTTCGCTAATATCGGTTACGCCACTGCCTTCGATAAGTGGCGCGCCGACCTGACGATGCAGGGTTTCGGCAAGCGCCCCTTGGCTATGAGCCCAGGCGTGGAAGGACAGCATAGCGGGCACGTGCCAGGCGAGCCGCTGCCCATGGCGCCCCGCTTTGCCTTGTTCAATACTCAGGTTACCCGCGCCTTCAAGCACTGGGAAGCCTACGTTGGCGTTGAGAACTTAACGAACTATCGCCAGCGCAACCCCATTATGGGAGCCAATGACCCATTTGGGCCGAATTTTGACGCAGCTATGGTTTGGGGACCAGTTTATGGTCGACTCACTTACGTTGGTTTTCGCTTCCGGCTGGAGTAGTTAACCATCGACCTGCTGATAGAGATAATAAAAGCCCCCAGCAGCGTAAAACCTTATTATTTACTTCAAAAACAACCTTCGCATGAAAAGCCTTAAGTCCATCCTCTTCACCTTCCTGTTAGTAGCCTTAGCGCCGCTGGCCCACGCCCAAACGAAGGCACCTGCCAAGGTAAAAGCTGACGCTACGGCTCAGATTGCCCTTAAAACATCCGCCGTGTGCGACATGTGTAAAACCCGGCTCGAGAAGGCACTAGCCTACGAGAAAGGGGTTCAGGCAGCTAACCTCGATGTACCTACTCAGATGCTCACGGTTACCTACCGCCCTGATAAGACCAACCCTGCCACCCTGCGCACGGCTGTACAGCGCACCGGCTACGATGCCGACGCCCAGCCCGCCGACACACGCGCCTATGATAAGCTGCCTGAGTGCTGCAAAAAAACCAACGCTGTTCATAGCGACGGGGCAAAGCACTAGCCTTATGCAAGCAACTAAAAAGCCCGGACCATTTCTGGTCCGGGCTTTTTAGTTGAGCTAAACTTTAGAATTACTTCATAGACTTTTTAAGATCTGAGCCTAACATATAACCTATCATAGACAAAAGCTAAAAATGTATGCTCCGGGAACGTTGCAACTTTTCCGGCAATACTTACAAACTGAGAATCCGTCTAAATAAAGTTTATCATTTTTTTATTAAGCATTTAATAGATCAAGAAGGGGCAAGAGTAGATCAGCAGGCACTTTTTCTGGTTGAGTACTGAAAGATGTATACCAATGGTATTCCTAACTATCTAAATCTTATTATATTCACAGCCTACTAATTATCAAATTTCCATTTATGAAGATCAGTTGTCTGCTTCTCGACGATGACCCGCTGGTGCTGGAGTTGTTGCAGGCGTATATAGCCATGACGGATATACTGGAAGTGAAGGCCGTGTTTACCGATCCGTTGGAGGCCCACAGCTACCTTACCAGCCACGATGTGCAGGTGCTGTTCTCTGATGTTACGATGCCTCACCTCAGTGGCCTCGATCTGGTACGAGCCCTACGTCAGCCGCCGCTGGTAGTCCTGATGACTTCCTTTCCGCAGTACGCTATGGAAGCCTTTAACCTCGACGTCATCGACTTCTTGTTAAAGCCTATTTCCCTCGATCGTTTTTTGCGCTCTGTCAGCAAAGCAGTAAGCTTAATTCGCAATTCTTCGTCGAGCGAAGCTGAGATATACGACCAGATTCTGCGCCCGGGCTCCTTTTTCATCCGCACAGATTCCCAGTTTGTACGCCTACATTACCGCGACGTGCTGTATATGGAGGCCCTCAAGGACTTCACTAAGATTAATACCGCCGACGGACGCACTCATTTAACACTGGTTAACCTCAAAAATTTGGAAGAACAATTACCCACTGGCATGTTCGTGCGCACCCATCGCTCTTATCTAGTCAATGCCAACCATATTGAGTCGGTAAGCACCCATGAAGTGCGCGTTGGTAGCCACTGCCTACCTGTAGGGCAAACGTACCGGGAACGCCTGACGGAGGGTGTTATCGGCCGCTCACTTATCCGGCGGCAACATTAGGGTTCCGACTAATTCCGAGAATCTGAGTTGAGGCGGGCAAAGTGAACCGGAAGATACTGCCCTGCCCTACCTCACTCTCAAAGCTAAGTTTGCCGCCGTTGCGCTCCACAAAGTCTTTGCAGAGCAGCAGGCCCAGACCAGTACCTTTCTCACGGGCCGTGCCGAGCGTAGTATGAGGTCCGCCCTGCCCAAAGATTTTCTCCCGATCGGTAGTGGAAATACCCATCCCTGAGTCGGTGACCGTAATTTCCCACATAGTGCCCAAGGGCTGCGCTGCTACGGTTACGGTACCAGCAGCAGGTGTAAACTTAATGGCATTCGCCACCAGATTGCGCAGCACCAACCGAATCATATTCAGGTCGGCGTGCACTACACAGGGTTCCTCGACGTGGTTTAGCAAGTAAATTCCTTTTCGTTCGGCATCACTGAGCAGCAGCGACAGGGTTTCCTCCACAGCCTCATCGAGGTATACGGGCTCAGGCCGAGTTGCTTCGCCCCCCATCTGTGCCGCTGACCAATTCAGCAGGTTGTCGAGCAGGCTCAGAGTAGTATCCAACATTCGGCTAAGCCGTTCGGAGTGTACTGCAAGCCGCTCAGGAGGCAATGCGCCCATATTGAGTAGGGAAAGCATTGAATACAAAGACCCCAGCGGGCTGCGCAAATCATGCGAAATCACCGAGAACAACGTGTTTTTGGTTCGGTTTAGCTGTCCTAATTCATCACGTTGAGCCTGGATATCTACGTTCTGCTGCTGCAGCAAACTATTGAGGCGGCGATGGCGGCGGCGACTACGATATAATACCCCAGCCAGCACGATCAGCACGGCTGTTCCGGTCAAGAGCACATCACGCAACAGTTGCTGACGGCGCAGCTGGCTGGCCTGAATTTGCCGGTCTTTAGTCAGCAACTGAATTTCGCGCTCCTTCTTTTCAGTTTCATAGCGCGTCTGCAATTCAGCCACCTGCGCTGAACGTTGCTCGGCAAATACACTATCCTGCAACTCAGCATAATGACGCAAAGCGTCCAGACTCAATGAATACTGGTTGTCGCGCTGGTACAGATTTGACAGCGACTGATAAATGCTACTCACCCGGCTAAGCGCGCCTGCCTGCCGGGCCAAGGGCAAAGCTTGCTTTAGGTAAGCGCTGGCCCGCTCATGATTGCCAATTGAATCGTGGGCAGTGGCCAAGCAGTGCAGCAGGTCGGCGGTATAGCCTGGAGCCGTGGTAGGGGGCAAATTGGTAAGCGCCTGGGTATAAAATCCCATTGCCACTTCCTGGTTGTTCATGGCCTGATATACCTGTCCAATGCTGGCAAGCGTTTGGCCGGTGCAGGCACTATCCTGATACTCTAATGCCTTGCGGTAAGCACGTTGCAGATGATAAAGGGCGCGGCTGTAGTGGCGCTGTTGGCGGTGTACATGGGCCATATTGTTCATAGCTACCACCGTCTGGTACTCGTTTCCAGCCTTTTGCCAAGCTACTAGCGCCTGCTCGTGGTTTTTCAGGGCTTGGGGCCATTTAGCCTCGCTAGTATATAAATGCCCTAGCAATTCATGCCCATGAGCCACACCAGCTAGGTTCTGAAGCACAGTAAACGATTTCAAAGCAAGCAGATATGTTTCGCGGGCCTTGCCGGTATCGCCTTGGCTAAACTGGGCACTACCTAACGCATACCGAACGGTGGCGGCTTTATCCGAATTACGCGTCCGTACATAGTAGCGTAGCGCGGCGGCGAAGTGTGGCTCCGCCTCATCATAGCGGTGCAAGCCTTCCAGAGCACGTCCTAGTTGCAATTGCGCAACAGCAGTCTGGGGGGCATTTTTAACTTTCGTAGCAGCTTCTAAAGCAATTTTGGCCTGCTTCAGAACGTGAAGTGGATCGGCTACAGTAACCGGGTGACTGGCTTGCTGATGCTGTTGGGCAAAGGTAAGAGGTGTCGGATTTGACGCATACACTGTAGTGCCCAAGCCGGCACCAATCAACAAGACGAGAATGACCCTACTTGCGCAGTTAATTGAGAGTTCTAATAGTAGGTTTGCTTCCCACCTTGTCCACAGTGAACCCGCCATACTCAGACAAGCCTGCGCTTGTTGAGCCCGGCGGGCACAAGTAGTGATTAAAGCCCTAAAAACGGTGGTAACTATCAAAACGTCAACCTGAAACACTATATTGTGACAAGTTGGTATTTTTTTAGTTATGAAAAAATATTAAGATATATCTATCTACTATAAAAGAACGATTCAACCTAAACAGGGCCTATTTTGGGCCATCATTGAGTAAAATTATTTTATTTTTAAATGTAATTATTCTTATTAAACTATTCTAAATACGAACTAAATGAATGCTCAACACTGAGCTTGGTGTAGATAAAATACTAACGAGCAGCAGTCTCTTTCGCCTGCCACAGCCGCCACCAAGGCAAATAGGGCTGGTCGTGGTGCTCGTAGTGATAGCCGAAGAAATAACAGCTCATGAACGCCCACAAATGATGGCGAAACTGACTGCGAGATTTATGCAAGTTGTGCTCGGCGTGCTCGCCGCGGTGGGGCAGATACGTACCAAAAAAGAACAGCTGCACCGTAGCCAGAATAGCCGGCACCATCCAGAAGGCAATGACATTCGCCTGCGGGAAAGATAGCTTCAACACATTGTAGGTTGCCGCCATCAGTACAATCTGCCACCATGTAACGTAATTCCAGGCAAAGCGCGCCAGCCAGGGCAAAAAACCTGGGTGATGACCATCGTGAAAATCGGGGTCATCATGGGTGCCCACATGGCGGTGATGCTGGTGATGCTTCGGCAGCATCCGAGGAAACCAGTTGAAAGCAAATAACAATGCAGCCACAGTGCCCAAGCCATTATTCAGGCGTTTATCAGCGCTTACCACGCCATGCATTGCGTCGTGGGCGGTGATAAATAGGCCCGTATACAAATGTGTTTGGAGTAACAGCAGTAGGTACGGCCACGGCGTACGCCAATTAGGCTCGTAAAACGCCAGTAGAAACGTTAATAAAGCCCCCCAACTCAGCATAATCACCCCAGCAACTAGCACACCCTTATTGCCAACTGGCGCAGGTTTGAGGCGCGTAGTAGCAGCGGAAGGATGAGCGGTTGCTGTTGTATGCATCAGGTGTCACTAACGTTGTATGAAGTATGGCCGCGCTTACCAACGCGAAGCATCTTAAAGAGCAAATACTGCTTTATAATTCCGTTGTTGTAAGGCTCAGAGCGCCAACAGAGCGTCGCGTACATCTTCCATGAGCCACATGGGCGTACTGGTAGCCCCACAAATACCAACTGATTGGCCTGGCTCAAACCAACTGGCACAAATTTCTTCCACTTTCGAAATAAAGTGGGTTTGAGGGTTGGTATCCTTGCAGACTTGATAGAGCACTTTGCCGTTACTGCTCTTCGTGCCCGACACAAATACAATTTGGTCGAACTGGGCAGCAAACTTACGAAGGTCTTTATCCCGGTTGCTCACCTGCCGACAGATGGTATCGTTGGCATTGATGGCGTAACCTCGCTCTTCCAGTTCACCCTTAATGCGGTAAAAGCTGTCGGTGCTTTTCGTGGTTTGGCTGTAGAGTGTGATGTTGGGGGGCAATTCGTGGCCCAACAACTCGTCTAGGTTCTCGAAAACGACGGCGTTGCCGCTGGTCTGGCCCAGTAAGCCGCGCACTTCAGCGTGACCGTGCTTGCCGTAAATGAATATTTTTTCCTGCTTATCGTAGCTGGTTTTGATGCGATTTTGCAGCTTCAGCACCACCGGGCACGAAGCGTCAATCAAGGTCAGATTATTTTCTAAGCCTGTTTGGTAAGTACTGGGTGGCTCGCCGTGGGCCCGAATCAGTACTTTCTCATCGCGCAATTGCGCCAGGGTATCGTAGTCAATAATGCGCAGTCCACGCTCTTCCAGGCGCTCTACTTCCTCGTCATTGTGCACAATGTCGCCTAGGCAGTATAAGTAGCCCTGTTCTTCCAGGATATCTTCGGCCATTTGGATGGCATAGATAACACCGAAGCAAAAGCCAGAGTTAGGGTCGATACGGACGCTCAGATGGTGCGGCATAAATCGGTAACCATGAAAATGGCCGGAAGGTTATCGGCCGAAAGGTGCCCTGCTGATATGGTAAGCAATAAGTTAGGCTTGTAGTTCAGCTTACGATGCCTAGAAGCTGATTATCTGTCTTCTACAAGTTCTTAAATCCAATGTTTTCTTCAAAAGGAAAATAACAAGATTAAGCAGTCATGCGCGTTAGAAGGCGGCGGGTGATGTAGCTTTGAGCGCTGATTCAGCTGAACCCTCGCCATCCCACGACCCTTCCCTCCTACTGCCTCTTGGTTCGCTCCTTGTTTTCCCTCACCCTGCTACAAGTAATAGCCTTCGTTTCGGCGGCCTCAGCGCTCTGTTGCACCGGTACTACCGATTCCGATATGTCTGCCAGCCACGCCATTAGCGGCAGCGTTACTAACCTGCGGAATGCTCGCGGCACCTGCTACGTATCGCTTTACAACCGCAAAGAAGGGTTTCCGGGCAAGAAGTCGATAGCGACTCAAAAAGTGCAGTTAACGGCAAAGGAGTGCGTTTTCATCTTTGAGAAGCTGCCTAAAGGCGACTACGCCATAGCGGCCTACCACGACGAGAACAACAACGGCCGTCTCGACACCAATTTCATCGGTATTCCTACTGAGGGCTTCGCGTTCTCCAATAATCCGAGTGCTACGATGGGCCCGCCGTCTTTTGCCGAAGCAAAAGTAGTGGTGCATAGCAGCCGCGTGAAGGTGCAGCTAACGATGAAATATTAGACTCCGGTACTAAGCCGTCAGTTGTTCTAGCTCCTGAGCCTGTTCCGCACTCACGTGGCCGCGGCCTATTAGAAAGTTACGCACCGTATTGAAGGCCTCCGCATCAAGACCCGACTGCGGATGCTGCCGCAACGCATCCAGCAGATAATGTCTATCTTCCTCTACATGAGGGCTCAAACCTAAAAAAGCCGGAATGTTGCTTTCTACGCTGAAGCGCAAAAACCGCACTTCGCTATTATTCGAGTCGGCAGCGGCGGCTTGCTCAAATATGCGGGCGGCGGCCTGCGCGTATGTAAGCTTGTTGAACATCGAAGCGTCGCGAGCCCTGATGGCCTCGGAGGCCGCTTTGTAAGCCAGCGGTAAGGCGTCGTTGCCCTGGTAGTTATTCATGAGCTTATAAAACTTTTCGCCGGCGGCTTTATCGGCAGCGGCTTGCTCATAGTGGCTGCGTAGGGTAGCGAGGTCGTAAGAAGAATCCATGGAAGGTGGGTGGAATGCTGGGTTGTGGTTTAGGATTGTCTGAAAAAGCCCCCAACAGTTGGCTGGGGGCTTTTTTAAGATTATATGGCGCGAAGCCGGTAGCGGAAATACGAGCCGACCAGCAACAATAATTTCGTGTTGTCGGGTACGCGCACGCGGCCGCCGAGGATTTGCGTGGCGGGCAACTGGCGGATTTTGTGAAAAAGCTTCAGGTAATACACATATGCGAGGTATACGCCCAAGCGCGCCGCCCGTGGCAACTGCACAATACCCGCGTAGCCAGCCTCGAAATCAGTACGAATGTCGGCCTCAATGTCGCGCTTCACAGTATCGTTGAAATGCTCGTAGCTCACACCGGGAAAATATACCCGACCCCGCTCTTCGTAGTCAGAGCGAATATCCCGCAGGAAATTGATTTTCTGGAAAGCAGATCCCAACCGACGCGCTGGCTCACGCAAGCGGTCAAACATAGCGGTATCGCCCTCGCAGAAGATGCGCAGACACATCAGTCCGACTACTTCCGCCGAACCGTAGATATAGTCGCTATAAAGCGACTGGTTGTAGTTGCGGTCCTCCAAGTCCATTTCCATGCTCCGCAGGAATGCCTCAATAAACTCCCGATCAATGCCGTAGCGGTGCACCATCAGCTGAAATGCGTGTAGCACCGGGCTCAGGCTGAAGCGCGTATCGAGCGCCTCGTAGGTCTGGCGCCGGAAATCGGCAAATAGAGCCGCTTTGTCGTGGTCGTGGAAAGTATCCACAATTTCGTCGGCCCAGCGCACGAAGCCATACACGGCATACACCGGCAAGTGAAACCGTGGGTCGAGCGTACGAATGCCCAACGTAAACGACGTGCTGTAGCGCTTCGTAATCAGCTTACTACACGCCAAGCTGGTTTGATCAAAAAGAGCTACGTGGTCCAAGGCTATGGAAAGGCGAAGAGGTGAAAAGGATTAATTACCTCCCATAAGTGGACTGGGGGGCAATTTGTTCGAGCAGTTAGTCGATTGAGAATTCTTTAAATATTTCCCCGGCCACTACCTGCCCAGATATCAGGGAGGGCGGCACGCCGGGGCCAGGCACCGTAAGCTGCCCCGTAAAATACAGATTACTTACCTTTTTACTTTTCAGCGTGGGCTTGAGAATGGCGGTTTGCTTGAGTGTATTAGCCAAACCATACGCATTGCCTTTGTAGCTATGGTAATCGGCCACGAAGTCGCTATGCGCATAGCTGCGCTTATAGATCACCGCATCGCGGATGCTCTGGCCGGTCAGTCGCTCCAAGCGATCCATAATCAGGTAATAATACCGCTCGCGGGTTTCCTCTGGGTCGGCTAAGTCTGGGGCAACGGGCACTAGCAGGAACAAGTTTTCGCAGCCGTCAGGCGCTACCGTGGGGTCGGTTTGAGAAGGCAAGGAGGCGTAAAACAATGGTTTGGTGGGCCACTGCGGCTGCTCATAGATCTCCTGGGCGTGGCGGCCAAAGTCCTCATCAAAGAAGAGGTTGTGATGACGTAAGTTTTTCAGCCGCTTATTCACTCCCAGATAAAACAGCAACGACGAAGGCGCCATTGTGCGAGAATCCCAATACTTTTCGTCGTAGTGCCGGTGCTGGGGGGCTAATAATTGTTGCTCGGCGTGATGGTAATCGGCGCCAGCTACTACAATATCAGCGGCACGAAAGCCAGCCGCAGTTTGCACGCCCGTCGCACGGCCGTTTTCTACGCGTATCTCCTGCACTTCTTGGTTGTATTCCAGCTTCACACCTTGCTGCTGGGCTACTTGCACCATGCCTTCCACTATCTTGTGCATGCCGCCCCGCGGGTACCACGTGCCCAGCGCTAGGTCGGCGTAGTTCATCAGTGAGTACAGCGCGGGCGTATTTTCGGGAGTAGCACCCAGAAACAGAACCGGAAACTCCATGAGCTTAATGAGCTTCTCGTGCTTGAAAAAGCGGCGCACGTGCCGGCTCATACTCTGCAACACATCCAGCCGCACGGCATCGACAAGCAGGCGTGGGTCGGCAAACTCCAGTAACGAGCGGCCGGGCATGTGTACAAATTTGTTTATGCCAACCTCATACTTATAAGCAGCCTGTCGCAAAAACTCATCGAGTTGTACCGCGCTACCGGGCTCCAGTTGCTCAAACATGGCCCGAATGGCGGGCATAGCTGCCGGAATATCCAGAAAGTCGTTATCGCCAAAAATGACGGCGTACGAAGGATCAAGGCGCACCAAGTCATAGAAATCAGCTACCCGGTGCCCAAAACGAGCGAAGTATTGCTCAAACACATCGGGCATCCAATACCAGCTGGGGCCCATATCGAAAGTGAAGCCTTCGGCCCGAAACACGCGTGCCCGTCCACCTGGGCCTTCGTTTTTCTCCAGCACTGTGACTTGGTAGCCGCGCTGCGCTAGGGATGTAGCTGCCGACAGTCCCGCGAAGCCTGCCCCAATAACTAAAACTTGTTTACTCACAAATCACAAATTAGGCTGATCGAATGGGTGTGCATAATCGCTTTGCAAAGCAGGTCAGCGCTGCTTCCTTATCATACCGTCGAGCTGGGTATAGGTTTACCATACTGCTACCTAACTCCTCAAATTCAGGGGTAATCTGCGAAATATGCGATAAAAAAAGCGGGCCGCAGACACGCCACCTTTCGGTTTTGTACTCTGCGGCCCGCTGTACGCCCGGGCGGCGGTATTATCTCTCCCTATACTCTACACACCGGGGGCGTATACTTTCAATGCCTGCTTGAGCTCTTTGCGGGCAATGTGAATACGGTTTTTAACGGTACCAATCGGAATCTGTAGTTTCTCGGCAATCTCCAGGTACTTGTAGCCGATATAGTACATCATAAATGGAGTACGATAATCGGCCGAGAGCGTGGCAATTGCCTCGTTGATGTCGGTTACTACGAAGTCGCTCGAAGCACCATTGTGGGTAATGTAATTCTCGTCGGTATTGAAGTATTGGAAATACTCCGTGCTGTCAATATTGCTATTGCGCTTGGTGATCTTGTTATAGTTGTTAATGAAGGTGTTGCGCATGATGGTGTACAACCATGCCTTCAAATTGGTCCCAGCCTTGAACTTGTCCTTGTTCAACAACGCTTTGAGTAAAGTTTCCTGTACTAGGTCCTTTGCATCGTCAGCATCGCGGGTCAGGTTCATCGCCACGGGCTTCAGCGAATAGGAAATCTTTTGTACTTGATTGGTGAATTCCAGAGAGGTCATACTGTTTAGCTTTTCGTGGCAAAAAGTTAAACAAATATACGAGAAGATTTTAAAGTCGGATAGTTTTGAGGTAACTATTTTCTTGGGTCTTCAATACTTGCTTACGCTATGACAATGTACGAAGGAGCTGATAATCAGGTAGTATTACCGGATGCAAAATCGCTCTTCGCCCGAATTTGGCTGTTAAACCGGGCACTTTGCCAGACCAACCCCTATTTTCTCACGTTGGAGTTCTGCAACAGAATAGAGCGAGAAATAAGCTGCTTGTAGCTCGCAGTTTTCTGTTTTTCAGCAAATATTTTTTACTAAAACGCACGTGTTCAAGACGTACGGTCCTGCTTAATGGCGTCGCTCGTCGGCGAGGGCCAAAAAGTCGGTCATCAGACGGAGGCGGGCAGCTCTGGGGGGCAATTGTATTTCCTGATGCTGGGCCTGGCTTCCATACAGA
The window above is part of the Hymenobacter radiodurans genome. Proteins encoded here:
- a CDS encoding tetratricopeptide repeat-containing sensor histidine kinase, with translation MLIGAGLGTTVYASNPTPLTFAQQHQQASHPVTVADPLHVLKQAKIALEAATKVKNAPQTAVAQLQLGRALEGLHRYDEAEPHFAAALRYYVRTRNSDKAATVRYALGSAQFSQGDTGKARETYLLALKSFTVLQNLAGVAHGHELLGHLYTSEAKWPQALKNHEQALVAWQKAGNEYQTVVAMNNMAHVHRQQRHYSRALYHLQRAYRKALEYQDSACTGQTLASIGQVYQAMNNQEVAMGFYTQALTNLPPTTAPGYTADLLHCLATAHDSIGNHERASAYLKQALPLARQAGALSRVSSIYQSLSNLYQRDNQYSLSLDALRHYAELQDSVFAEQRSAQVAELQTRYETEKKEREIQLLTKDRQIQASQLRRQQLLRDVLLTGTAVLIVLAGVLYRSRRRHRRLNSLLQQQNVDIQAQRDELGQLNRTKNTLFSVISHDLRSPLGSLYSMLSLLNMGALPPERLAVHSERLSRMLDTTLSLLDNLLNWSAAQMGGEATRPEPVYLDEAVEETLSLLLSDAERKGIYLLNHVEEPCVVHADLNMIRLVLRNLVANAIKFTPAAGTVTVAAQPLGTMWEITVTDSGMGISTTDREKIFGQGGPHTTLGTAREKGTGLGLLLCKDFVERNGGKLSFESEVGQGSIFRFTLPASTQILGISRNPNVAAG
- a CDS encoding LytR/AlgR family response regulator transcription factor, producing MKISCLLLDDDPLVLELLQAYIAMTDILEVKAVFTDPLEAHSYLTSHDVQVLFSDVTMPHLSGLDLVRALRQPPLVVLMTSFPQYAMEAFNLDVIDFLLKPISLDRFLRSVSKAVSLIRNSSSSEAEIYDQILRPGSFFIRTDSQFVRLHYRDVLYMEALKDFTKINTADGRTHLTLVNLKNLEEQLPTGMFVRTHRSYLVNANHIESVSTHEVRVGSHCLPVGQTYRERLTEGVIGRSLIRRQH
- a CDS encoding TonB-dependent receptor plug domain-containing protein encodes the protein MALRRSAELGEVRVEERAPSYSGITPTNTQVITSRDLTKSACCNLAESFETNAAVEVSTTDAVSGAKQIQLLGLDGAYSLLTVDNLPALRGLATPYRLSYLAGPWIESIDIIKGMGSVVNGYESMAGQVNVRLQDPAKTDRLLFNAYVNDLGKFDLNLNLSAPVNKKLSTALLLHSDHLGRRVDRNKDNFLDLPLATQFNVFNKWKYQSGNGIVSELGLGALRETRQGGQVGFREEAGNPYYGTSLQTDRYTGFSKTSYTWPGRPYQSLGLLLTATDHAFDSQYGRRTYDGRQRTGLATLLFQSVLGNTAHTYRVGLSYLHDNYREVLLQPDYASAPSETAAQRYQRENRSRQERVPGAFAEYTYQNARNLTVVGGLRLDRHNLYGWFLTPRLNIKYDATKNTVLRLAGGSGFRTANPIAENTGMLVSSRDFVVSNNLRPEQAWNVGGSFTQYFTLLGKPATFIADYYHTEFQNQVVADAYYSPYQLNISNLLPGGRSYSRSFQAEVQVTPVKGLEAKAAYKYLDVRTDYTGQLLAKPLTSSHRIFANIGYATAFDKWRADLTMQGFGKRPLAMSPGVEGQHSGHVPGEPLPMAPRFALFNTQVTRAFKHWEAYVGVENLTNYRQRNPIMGANDPFGPNFDAAMVWGPVYGRLTYVGFRFRLE
- a CDS encoding heavy-metal-associated domain-containing protein, whose translation is MKSLKSILFTFLLVALAPLAHAQTKAPAKVKADATAQIALKTSAVCDMCKTRLEKALAYEKGVQAANLDVPTQMLTVTYRPDKTNPATLRTAVQRTGYDADAQPADTRAYDKLPECCKKTNAVHSDGAKH
- a CDS encoding DUF2141 domain-containing protein is translated as MVRSLFSLTLLQVIAFVSAASALCCTGTTDSDMSASHAISGSVTNLRNARGTCYVSLYNRKEGFPGKKSIATQKVQLTAKECVFIFEKLPKGDYAIAAYHDENNNGRLDTNFIGIPTEGFAFSNNPSATMGPPSFAEAKVVVHSSRVKVQLTMKY
- a CDS encoding 4-hydroxy-3-methylbut-2-enyl diphosphate reductase, whose product is MPHHLSVRIDPNSGFCFGVIYAIQMAEDILEEQGYLYCLGDIVHNDEEVERLEERGLRIIDYDTLAQLRDEKVLIRAHGEPPSTYQTGLENNLTLIDASCPVVLKLQNRIKTSYDKQEKIFIYGKHGHAEVRGLLGQTSGNAVVFENLDELLGHELPPNITLYSQTTKSTDSFYRIKGELEERGYAINANDTICRQVSNRDKDLRKFAAQFDQIVFVSGTKSSNGKVLYQVCKDTNPQTHFISKVEEICASWFEPGQSVGICGATSTPMWLMEDVRDALLAL
- a CDS encoding fatty acid desaturase, whose protein sequence is MHTTATAHPSAATTRLKPAPVGNKGVLVAGVIMLSWGALLTFLLAFYEPNWRTPWPYLLLLLQTHLYTGLFITAHDAMHGVVSADKRLNNGLGTVAALLFAFNWFPRMLPKHHQHHRHVGTHDDPDFHDGHHPGFLPWLARFAWNYVTWWQIVLMAATYNVLKLSFPQANVIAFWMVPAILATVQLFFFGTYLPHRGEHAEHNLHKSRSQFRHHLWAFMSCYFFGYHYEHHDQPYLPWWRLWQAKETAAR